Within Deinococcus actinosclerus, the genomic segment GGAGGGACTGGTGCGGGCCATCGGCCTGAGCGAGGTCAGCGCGGACACCCTGCGCCGCGCGAACGCCGTACACCCCATCACCGCCGTGCAGAGCGAATACTCCCTGTGGACCCGCGACCCCGAACAGGGCGTCCTGGCCGCCTGCCGCGAACTGGGTGTGGGCTTCGTACCGTACAGCCCCCTGGGCCGCGGTTTCCTGACCGGCGAGATCAGGAGCCCGGACGACCTGGCCGACGACGACTTCCGCAAGCACAACCCCCGCTTCCAGGGCGAGAACTTCCAGCAGAACCTCGACCTCGTGCGCGAGGTGCAGGCCATGGCCGCGCAGAAGGGCTGCACGCCGTCGCAGCTGGCCCTCGCGTGGGTCCTCGCGCAGGGGGACGATCTGGTGCCGATCCCCGGCACGCGGCGCGTGAAGTACCTGGAGGACAACCTCGGCGCGCTGGACGTGCAGCTCACCCCGGATGATCTGGCCCGCATCGACGCGGCGTTCCCGCCCGGCGCGGCGCAGGGCACCCGCTACCCCGAGGCGACCATGAACAGCGTGAACCGCTGAGCCACCCCGGGGTGGGGGAACGTGGAGGGGGCATGAAGCGCCCCGCCGCGTTCCCCCGCCCCGCTCGTGGCAGCATGGGCGGGTGAATGCCCCCATCCTCCGCACGGCCCTGATCACCGGCGTGGTGATCGCTGCCGTGAACATCCTGTTCGCCGCGCTCGACTACGGCCTGGACACCCTGCCGCCCTGGTTCTACCTCGCGCAGCTGCTGCTGCTGCCCGCCATGCTGCTCCCCATCCGGTACTTCCCGCAGGCGGCGGTCACGCGGGAGTTCCTGCCGCGCGCCGCGCTGTACGCGATGGGCTGGGCGGTGCCGTACGCGATCTACAAGTTCGCGCACGACGCCCTGAGCCCCGCGTTTCAGCCGGCCGGGTCGCTCGTGTCGTACCTGATCACGGTGGCCGTGTTCTCGCTGCTGTTCGCCGCGATCCGCAAGCCCACCCGCTGATGCGCCTCGCGGTGCTGGGCGACGTGCACGGCAACGCCTTCGCGCTGCGCGCCGTGCTGAAGGACATCGGCGCGGCAAGCCCCGATCAGGTGCTGAACCTGGGGGACACCGTGTGGGGCTGCGCCGACCCCGCCAGCGCCTGGGCGCTGCAACAGGAGTTCGCGCCCCCCAGCGTGCGCGGCAACACCGACGAACGCGTCGCGGGCCTGCGCGACGGCAAGGAGACCATGCGCGCCTGGGTGCGCGCCCAGCTGCCCGAAGACGTCCCCGCCACCCTGGCCGCCCTGCCCATCCACCTCGACACGGCCGGCGGCGAGGTCCGCGTCGCGCACGGCAGCCCCCGCAGTCCCTGGGAGGACCTGATGCTCACCGGGACCCCGGATGGGCACACCCGTCCCGCCCGTTTCCGGGAACTGCGCGAGCGGCTCGGCGGCTTCCGCTTCGACACGGGCGGCCGCGTGTGCGTCGTCGGGCACACCCACCGCGAGATGCTGACCGTCGTGGACGGCCTGACCGTGGTGAACGCCGGACCGGTCTCCCGGCAGAAGGACGGGCTGCCGCTGGCCCGCTGGGTGCAGCTCACCCGCCGCGCCGGGCACTGGACCGCCGAGTTCCGCCGCGTGCCCTACGACACGCAGGCGGCTGCCGCGTGGGCCCGCGCGCACGGCCCGGCCGGGGCAGGCGACCACGAGGCTCACTGGCTGACTGCTGGACGCGAACCCTGACCTCGACCCACAAGAGAAGCGCCTCCCAGGAACGGGAGGCGCTTCCTATTCAGTGAGGCTCAGCGGCCGGCGGGGACGAATTCGCGGTCGGCGAAGTCCTCGCGGCGCGGGGCGCGGTCGTCACGGTCACGGCTCCAGCGGCCCTGGCCCTGTCCGCCACGGTTGCCACCCTGGTACCCGCCGCGGTCGCCGCCGCCCTGGCCCTGGTACCCGCCGCCACGGTTGCCGTAGCCGCCGCCGCCGTTGCCGCGGCCACGGTAGCCGCTCTCGTCACGGTAGCCGCGGCCACCCTGGTAGCCGCCCTGGTCGCGGCGCTCGCGGGTGGGCTGCTCGAACAGTTCGGGCAGTTCCTGCGCGATCTCGACCTGCACCTCGCCTTCCAGCGGGCTGGCGGCCATCAGCTTCTCGACGAACTCGCTGGGCACGTCGGCCACGGCGCCGCCGCGCCACTGGCGCACCTTGCCGAGGCGGCGGGTGTCCAGGTCGCCGTTGCGGGCCAGGACGGCCACGGCGCGCGCCACGCTCATGCGCTCGGCGTGCAGGATGATGGTGGTCAGGCCTTCCTCGCCGCTCAGGAGGCTGGCGGCCTTCACGGGCTCGGTCACGCCGCTGATCTTCGCCAGGGCGCGGCTCAGGGCCTCCAGGCCCAGCTCGCTGAAGAGGCGCTCGGCTTCCGCCTGGAAGTTCGCTGCGGCGCTCTCGTCCACCTTGCGGACCATGTCGGCGCTGGCGCGGGCGCTGGCCTGCGCGACTTCCTTGGGCGTGGGCAGGGGACGCTCGATGAAGCGCACGCCGGTGATGCGTTCCAGGCCCGCCACCTCGCGGCCTTCACGGTCGCCGTACATGATGATCGCGGTGCCGGTGCGGCCCGCGCGGCCCGTGCGGCCGGAGCGGTGCACGTAGCTCTCGGGGTCCTGGGGCAGGTGGTACTGCACGACCAGGTCGACCTCGGGGATGTCCAGGCCGCGCGCGGCCACGTCGGTGGCGACCAGCACGCCGGCCCGGCCGCTGCGGAACGCACCCAGGGCGCGTTCACGCTGGCTCTGCGCCAGGTCGCCGTGCAGCGCCTCGCTCTCGATGCCGCGGTGGATCAGTTCGTTCGCCAGTTCGTCCGCTTCACGCTTGGTGCGGGTGAAGACGATGGCCTTTTCCGGGTTGTACACGGTGAGCAGGTCGGCCAGCACGCGGGTGCGGGTGCGGCCCACCTTGACCTTCAGGTGCTCGACGGTCTGCGCGGCCTGGCTCTTGCCCTCGCCGACCATGTCCACGATGACGGGGTCGTTCAGGTACTTGCGGGACAGGCGGTTGATGTCGTTCGTCAGCGTGGCGCTGAACAGCAGCGTCTGACGGGTCTCGGGGGTGCTCTTGAGGATGGTCTC encodes:
- a CDS encoding aldo/keto reductase, with amino-acid sequence MTPTTPLPTRHLRDLTVSALGLGCMGMSAFYGPTDRAQNLGTLDRALELGVTFYDTADMYGPHTNEELLGDWLQDKRDRVVLATKFGIQIAPDAPGGRRINGRPGYVRQAIEGSLRRLRTDHVDLYYLHRVDPETPIEDTVGAMGQLVQEGLVRAIGLSEVSADTLRRANAVHPITAVQSEYSLWTRDPEQGVLAACRELGVGFVPYSPLGRGFLTGEIRSPDDLADDDFRKHNPRFQGENFQQNLDLVREVQAMAAQKGCTPSQLALAWVLAQGDDLVPIPGTRRVKYLEDNLGALDVQLTPDDLARIDAAFPPGAAQGTRYPEATMNSVNR
- a CDS encoding DEAD/DEAH box RNA helicase — its product is MNFDQLIAPELAARLAERGITEASPIQAESLPLTLAGKDMIGRARTGTGKTLAFALPILSKLETSRERARLPRAIVVAPTRELAKQVADEFSKSGAHLTTVTVYGGASYGPQENALRRGVDVVVGTPGRLIDHLERGNLDLSAVEFAVLDEADEMLSVGFADAIETILKSTPETRQTLLFSATLTNDINRLSRKYLNDPVIVDMVGEGKSQAAQTVEHLKVKVGRTRTRVLADLLTVYNPEKAIVFTRTKREADELANELIHRGIESEALHGDLAQSQRERALGAFRSGRAGVLVATDVAARGLDIPEVDLVVQYHLPQDPESYVHRSGRTGRAGRTGTAIIMYGDREGREVAGLERITGVRFIERPLPTPKEVAQASARASADMVRKVDESAAANFQAEAERLFSELGLEALSRALAKISGVTEPVKAASLLSGEEGLTTIILHAERMSVARAVAVLARNGDLDTRRLGKVRQWRGGAVADVPSEFVEKLMAASPLEGEVQVEIAQELPELFEQPTRERRDQGGYQGGRGYRDESGYRGRGNGGGGYGNRGGGYQGQGGGDRGGYQGGNRGGQGQGRWSRDRDDRAPRREDFADREFVPAGR
- a CDS encoding metallophosphoesterase family protein, whose protein sequence is MRLAVLGDVHGNAFALRAVLKDIGAASPDQVLNLGDTVWGCADPASAWALQQEFAPPSVRGNTDERVAGLRDGKETMRAWVRAQLPEDVPATLAALPIHLDTAGGEVRVAHGSPRSPWEDLMLTGTPDGHTRPARFRELRERLGGFRFDTGGRVCVVGHTHREMLTVVDGLTVVNAGPVSRQKDGLPLARWVQLTRRAGHWTAEFRRVPYDTQAAAAWARAHGPAGAGDHEAHWLTAGREP